Within the Pseudomonas guangdongensis genome, the region TGGTATTCATCCTCGAAAACCAGAGCCAGACGCGCCTGCAGTTCATGACCCTGCACAGCCCCGAGCTGCCGGTGGCCTTTCTCGTTGCGCTGGCCTTCATCGCCGGCGCGCTGGTCGGCCTGGGGCTGAGCGTCTACCTCCAGGCCCGTCTCAAGTTCGCCCTGGGCCGCAGCCGCGGTGAGCTGGCGCGTTGCCGCAAGGAGCTCGACGACCTGCGCGCGCAGGCCGCTTCCAGCAAGGGTTCGTAGCGCGGTGTCCGACCTGCTCTGGCTGGGCCTGTTCATGCTGGCCGTGGCCAGCGGCTGGTGGCTCGGCCGGCGCGAGCGCCGGCCGCTGGAGCGTCGCCGCGCCGCACAGGCGATCAGCGACAACCATCTACTCGGCCAGCCCTCCGATGCCACGCTCAAGCGCCTGAGCGAGGCGTTGGAGGTCAGCAACGACACCTTCGACGCCCATCTGGCGGTGGGGCGCCAGTTTCGCCAGCGCGGCGATCTGGAGCGGGCCACCCAGGTCCATCAGAATCTGCTGGCCCGTCCCGAGCTGGGCCGCGCCGAGCAGGAGCGTGCGCAGCTCGAACTGGCACGCGATTTCCTCGCCGCCGGGGTGTTTTCCCGGGCCGAGCGTCTGTTGCAGGAGCTGGTCGAGGCGCGCGCCGGAGTGAGCGGCGAGGCGCTGCTCGACCTGCAGCGCATCTACGAGCGCGAGCGCGACTGGGCCAGAGCCGTCGAGATCGCCCGGCAATTGCCGCCCGGCGAGCCGTCGCCGCAAGTTGCGCTCGGCCACTACTACTGCGAGTGGGCCGAGCAGTCCCTGCGCCGTGGCGAAGCCGCCGAGGCGCGCGCCCTGCTCGAGCGAGCGCTGGAGAGCGATCCGGCCTGTGCGCGGGCCAGCCTGCTGCTGGCGCGCCTGCATGCCGCGCAGGGCGAGGAGCGGGCGGCTATCGGCCGGTTGCTGCAGGTGGCCGAGCAGGATCGCGACTTTCTGGCCGAAAGCCTGGAGCCGTTGCTGCGGCATGCCGCGAGCACCGGCAGTCTGGCGCAGCTGGAAGCCTATCTGCGCGAGCAGCTGGCGCGCGACGAGCCGACGGTGCGCGATGCGCTGGCGCTGAGTCTGGCGCGCGTGGTCGGCCAGCGGGAGGGGGACGCCGCGGCGCAGGCCCTGCTGCACGAGCAACTGGCCAGACGCCCCTCGCTGGCGCTGATCCGGCGCCTGCTGGAATGTGCGCC harbors:
- a CDS encoding lipopolysaccharide assembly protein LapA domain-containing protein, which gives rise to MLWIKRVLVLAVALLLAALTLVFILENQSQTRLQFMTLHSPELPVAFLVALAFIAGALVGLGLSVYLQARLKFALGRSRGELARCRKELDDLRAQAASSKGS
- a CDS encoding tetratricopeptide repeat protein, which codes for MSDLLWLGLFMLAVASGWWLGRRERRPLERRRAAQAISDNHLLGQPSDATLKRLSEALEVSNDTFDAHLAVGRQFRQRGDLERATQVHQNLLARPELGRAEQERAQLELARDFLAAGVFSRAERLLQELVEARAGVSGEALLDLQRIYERERDWARAVEIARQLPPGEPSPQVALGHYYCEWAEQSLRRGEAAEARALLERALESDPACARASLLLARLHAAQGEERAAIGRLLQVAEQDRDFLAESLEPLLRHAASTGSLAQLEAYLREQLARDEPTVRDALALSLARVVGQREGDAAAQALLHEQLARRPSLALIRRLLECAPADAGALADSAVRDALARLAEEVPAWRCRRCGFQARRLHWQCPACHGWAVVRPRQAGPAH